A window of Castanea sativa cultivar Marrone di Chiusa Pesio chromosome 1, ASM4071231v1 contains these coding sequences:
- the LOC142638447 gene encoding serine/threonine-protein phosphatase 7 long form homolog: protein MAYCISSPWFYRVQDPGVLKCRGCNEEFRKRSLMVDDRVLEIVKRIGLEGLYRTLFRELDHNLITAFVERWRPETHTFHLPYGEMTITLQDVEVLLGIPIDGEAIVGTCALRWAVECQQMLGIVTNSVVLKGQRIQIKKLLEKIDQGLPDGAEEVVVHQYALCYILALLGDTIFADKSGDRVHTMWLQMLRDLHNPPRYSWGSACLAMLYRELCRATDKNASQIGGALILVQYWAWFRFPFLCPRMDLPPNGAYGPPLPSSPLSIKLVWVVSTKNSPAEICLVRYRQLLDSMYPNQVVWQPYEAELGHLPAFCVAGQDMWMVRVPLVFFWLVEKHTPDRVLR, encoded by the exons ATGGCATATTGCATCTCATCACCATGGTTCTATCGTGTGCAGGATCCGGGGGTATTGAAATGTCGTGGTTGTAATGAGGAGTTTCGAAAACGAAGCCTGATGGTGGATGATCGCGTCCTCGAAATTGTCAAGAGAATTGGATTAGAGGGGCTGTATAGGACCCTATTTAGAGAGCTTGACCATAACTTGATAACGGCCTTtgttgagcgatggcggcctgAAACCCACACGTTCCACCTTCCATATGGTGAGATGACGATCACATTACAAGACGTAGAGGTTCTGTTGGGGATTCCAATCGATGGTGAGGCAATTGTTGGAACTTGTGCCTTGAGGTGGGCTGTTGAATGTCAGCAAATGCTTggaattgttactaattctGTGGTGCTTAAAGGACAGAGGATCCAAATCAAGAAGCTACTTGAAAAAATTGACCAAGGGTTGCCCGATGGTGCAGAAGAGGTTGTTGTGCATCAATATGCACTGTGTTATATTCTAGCACTCCTAGGAGACACAATTTTCGCTGACAAGTCTGGCGATAGGGTGCATACGATGTGGTTGCAGATGTTGAGGGACCTTCACAATCCACCTCGGTACAGTTGGGGGAGCGCTTGCCTTGCAATGTTGTACAGAGAGTTATGCAGGGCAACCGACAAAAACGCTAGTCAGATTGGTGGGGCCTTGATACTTGTTCAGTATTGGGCATGGTTTAGATTCCCTTTTTTGTGCCCAAGGATGGACCTCCCACCAAATGGTGCATATGGCCCACCATTGCCATCTTCGCCATTGTCTATTAA GTTGGTTTGGGTTGTGAGCACGAAGAATAGCCCCGCCGAAATCTGTTTGGTTCGGTACCGTCAGCTTCTAGATTCTATGTATCCCAACCAA GTGGTGTGGCAACCATATGAAGCCGAATTAGGCCACCTGCCTGCGTTCTGTGTAGCAGGACAAGACATGTGGATGGTGAGGGTGCCGCTTGTATTTTTCTGGctagtagagaaacatacaccgGATCGTGTTCTTCGTTAG